The nucleotide window TAGGACTCTCCTCTGTTTATGGCAACATCCATATTTGAGAGGCTAGACCTTAGAGTTAACTCTCAGTCAAGAGATATTTTGCCCTCCAATGCCGATTGATAGAGCGCAATTTTCTTATTGAGCAACTCAAAGTTCCGTTTCTGCTCGGAGATTCGCACCTGAAGGTCTTGTGAATGATCTTCAAGCATTGCTTTACGCGCGGCCAGAGTTTCATTCCCCAGTTCGCGCAGCCGGGCATATTCCAGAATCTTCTCCAGTGACATGCCCGTTTCCTTCAACCGCTGCACAAACTCTACCCATTTCACATCCTTCTCAGAAAATTTCCGGTGGCCATTCGCCCGTCTATGGACATGCTTAAGCAGCCCAATTTTTTCATAGTAGCGAACCGTGTGGGCAGTCAAACCAACCCGCTGTGCAAACTTGGATACATTCATACGCATTGCCGTTCTCGCAAAATATAAAACATCCGACCAGAAGAAACGATACGACCTGCAAAGATCGAGAAACTCGAAGGGCACCGAACATCGCTCTTATTTTTCAGACGTACCTTCCATCCTGTTGCTTGTGTTGGCAGGCGAATCGCCGTGCTGGTGAATTGTTTTTCTTACATACGGATAACACAATTCAATGATTGATATTTTTGCTTGGCGTTCTTAAGAGGATTGTTTCACCGCCCCTTTGACTTTTGGGGCCTGCAACAATGTCCAGATTCAATTCCTTGATTTTCATCACCCACCCTGAAAACTCTTGATCTGACACGCAAAAGGCGAGATGGGCCATGGTAAAAACAGACCCGTCATAATCCTTATTTTCAATAACGCCAATAACAGGGCCTTCTTCCAACCCAACATACGCCTGCCGCAAGTCCTCCCATTTTTGCAGCAATGACAAGCCGGGAAACTCTGTTAAAAACCGTATCTCCTCTTCAAGGTTAACCGCGTTGATCGCAACATGATCCAGCTTCATGAGCTTCACCTTCTCTGTCTGATCCGCAATCTCTTTAGCCACTGTCCGCACAGCATCACAAGCAGGAGCCTGTTTCGCACCGGAGTTTAATTCTTTCAACGGTCAAAGCAGCTCATTGCTGGCCATGCCGTTAATGATCTCATCGGTCGATTCAATCTTTGCATAAGGAACAGCGAGCGCCGCCATAAACGCAGCATGCACCTCGGCGGCCCTGATTGTTTGGCCCTTAAAGACAAGATCCCGTGTTGCACAGGCATCCTCCGCCACCACACAGTTAAAACCTAGATCAAACGCCGCGCGGGTGGTGGCATCAATGCACATGTGACTCATGGCCCCGCAAATGGTGAGATTGGTGATGTTACCCTGTTGTAAAATGTCCAGCAAGGCGGTGTCGCGAAAGCTGTTGGGAAAGTTTTTCACCACCACGCGTTCCCCCTCTTGCGGTGCCACCAAAGCATGAATTTCAGCGCCATGGGTTTCCGGCAGAAAAAAGGTCGCACCCGGTCGCGCAGCAATATGCTGAATATGAACAACGGGCAGATTGCTTTCTCTGAACTTGGCCAACAACCGCTGTGCATTAGCCACGGCCTTATCGGTATCAACCAGTTCCATCGTGCCGCCAGC belongs to Desulfuromonas acetoxidans DSM 684 and includes:
- a CDS encoding MerR family transcriptional regulator, encoding MNVSKFAQRVGLTAHTVRYYEKIGLLKHVHRRANGHRKFSEKDVKWVEFVQRLKETGMSLEKILEYARLRELGNETLAARKAMLEDHSQDLQVRISEQKRNFELLNKKIALYQSALEGKISLD
- a CDS encoding VOC family protein codes for the protein MKELNSGAKQAPACDAVRTVAKEIADQTEKVKLMKLDHVAINAVNLEEEIRFLTEFPGLSLLQKWEDLRQAYVGLEEGPVIGVIENKDYDGSVFTMAHLAFCVSDQEFSGWVMKIKELNLDIVAGPKSQRGGETILLRTPSKNINH
- a CDS encoding cysteine hydrolase family protein yields the protein MSDCLILVDLQNDYFAGGTMELVDTDKAVANAQRLLAKFRESNLPVVHIQHIAARPGATFFLPETHGAEIHALVAPQEGERVVVKNFPNSFRDTALLDILQQGNITNLTICGAMSHMCIDATTRAAFDLGFNCVVAEDACATRDLVFKGQTIRAAEVHAAFMAALAVPYAKIESTDEIINGMASNELL